The Coffea arabica cultivar ET-39 chromosome 1e, Coffea Arabica ET-39 HiFi, whole genome shotgun sequence genome has a window encoding:
- the LOC113734441 gene encoding uncharacterized protein, with product MKKNTGAGGASDDGVGVGGNKSDQQRLKGQSSKERNMQRLGGRGLSLQAFARTNHYNPALIKKQREFYKNAKYVRKFKRSLGQHEQQMTARHLEERNETEEATDLDHNTKKRKKNSAKSLRDLYEEKRQEAEKARLEREASIQAKKKERQRAEARRKSLKKKMFKKTKSGQPVMKHRIEHLLQMIQGSTS from the exons ATGAAGAAAAATACTGGAGCTGGAGGCGCAAGCGACGATGGAGTTGGGGTTGGGGGTAATAAGAGCGACCAACAAAGATTGAAAGGCCAATCTTCGAAGGAGAGGAATATGCAGAGATTGGGCGGGAGAGGGCTGTCTCTCCAAGCATTCGCCAGGACTAACCACTATAATCCCGCTCTCATCA AGAAGCAAAGGGAGTTCTATAAGAATGCTAAATATGTTCGTAAGTTTAAGAGATCATTAGGGCAGCACGAACAGCAGATGACTGCTAGGCATTTGGAG GAAAGAAATGAGACTGAGGAAGCTACTGACTTGGACCACAatactaagaaaaggaaaaagaacagTGCTAAGAGTCTCAGAGATTTGTATGAAGAGAAGCGTCAAGAGGCAGAGAAAGCCAGACTAGAGAGGGAAGCCTCTATCCaggcaaagaagaaagaaaggcagAGGGCTGAAGCCAGAAGAAAAtctttgaagaagaagatgttCAAGAAAACAAAGTCAGGCCAACCTGTGATGAAGCATAGAATTGAACATCTTTTACAAATGATCCAAGGTTCAACTAGTTAG
- the LOC113730509 gene encoding bidirectional sugar transporter SWEET14-like, with the protein MATFSTCQLAAAFGILGNVVSFLVYLAPLPTFYRIYKKKSTQGFQAVPYSVALFSAMLYLYYAYLKKNGIILATINSGGCAIETIYLVLFMIYATKDAKMRTAKLLVIFNVGAYALIVASTFLLSQGHRRVALVGWICSVFSVCVFAAPLSIMMKVIRTRSVEFMPFSLSCFLTLCAVMWFFYGFLIKDYYIATPNILGFAFGIAQMILYAIYRERDNGLVLPEAYVKEIAVTVMEVGAVLETPPADYDTACAKPVIDHPSTDQPIA; encoded by the exons ATGGCTACCTTCTCTACTTGTCAGCTGGCTGCTGCCTTCGGCATTCTTG GCAACGTAGTGTCGTTCTTGGTTTACTTGGCACCGTT GCCTACGTTTTACAGGATTTATAAGAAGAAATCAACTCAAGGATTCCAGGCGGTACCCTACTCGGTAGCACTGTTCAGCGCGATGCTGTATCTATACTACGCTTATCTCAAAAAGAATGGGATCATTCTGGCGACCATTAACAGTGGTGGCTGCGCCATAGAGACCATCTACCTCGTACTCTTCATGATATATGCAACCAAAGATGCCAAG ATGCGCACCGCGAAGCTGCTGGTGATATTCAACGTAGGGGCTTATGCTCTAATCGTGGCTTCCACGTTCCTTCTCTCCCAAGGCCATCGCCGAGTTGCGCTTGTGGGATGGATCTGCTCCGTCTTCTCAGTCTGCGTTTTTGCTGCTCCTCTTAGCATCATG ATGAAAGTTATAAGAACGAGGAGCGTCGAATTCATGCCCTTTTCCTTGTCTTGCTTCCTCACGCTCTGCGCTGTGATGTGGTTCTTCTACGGCTTTCTGATCAAGGATTATTACATCGCT ACTCCCAACATCTTAGGCTTTGCATTTGGAATCGCGCAAATGATATTGTATGCAATATACCGAGAGAGGGACAACGGCTTGGTTCTTCCGGAAGCTTATGTGAAGGAAATAGCGGTGACAGTCATGGAAGTTGGAGCAGTACTGGAGACGCCACCCGCGGATTACGACACTGCTTGTGCAAAACCCGTTATTGATCATCCATCTACAGATCAACCCATCGCGTAA
- the LOC113734449 gene encoding zinc finger protein CONSTANS-LIKE 13 — MVLMKSQKPEELESDGGVVGRRVCDFCGDAAALVYCRADSAKLCLACDRQVHSTNPLFTKHTRCLLCDACDSTPATIFCSTHSSVLCQNCDWDTHTNSSFSAVHDRRPLEGFCGCPSVTELLGILGFEELGKKALLVSDAPASAALKEASNTNSSRHDVDDAESVYELSDLLVWETPSIVSLDDLIMSSDSSFGRSLQAMGVPPLPKNRNATCGQHREEMLSQLRQMSKLEPNINCGQADVEPLVGFQLPVPEQNLQFGQKDESLDHNSELVLGSSYEASAFQWGSDKVEDEVQDISTLLGENIELNHIVPGKDSGVGDSPGPLRGSHEEQMHPPAAETLQTLPRPAIRELNSQERGSAISRYREKKKNRRFDKHIRYETRKVRAESRTRIRGRFAKMAR, encoded by the exons ATGGTTTTGATGAAGAGTCAAAAGCCGGAGGAGCTGGAATCAGATGGTGGGGTGGTTGGACGGCGGGTGTGTGACTTCTGCGGAGATGCCGCGGCTCTTGTCTACTGCAGAGCCGACTCTGCTAAGCTCTGTTTGGCATGCGACCGTCAAGTCCATTCCACTAACCCGCTCTTCACTAAGCACACTCGCTGCCTGCTCTGCGACGCCTGTGATTCCACTCCCGCCACCATTTTCTGCTCTACTCACTCCTCTGTACTCTGCCAGAACTGCGATTGGGACACCCATACCAATTCTTCTTTCTCAGCTGTACATGATCGCAGGCCTCTCGAGGGATTCTGTGGCTGCCCCTCTGTGACTGAACTATTGGGGATCCTTGGGTTTGAAGAGCTTGGGAAGAAAGCCCTTTTGGTTTCTGATGCTCCTGCTTCTGCTGCTCTCAAAGAAGCTAGTAATACCAATTCCAGTCGTCATGATGTTGATGATGCTGAAAGTGTTTATGAGCTGTCGGATCTGTTGGTTTGGGAGACGCCTTCGATCGTCAGTCTTGATGATTTGATTATGTCCAGTGATTCTTCTTTTGGACGTAGTTTACAGGCTATGGGGGTTCCTCCCCTGCCTAAG AATCGAAATGCTACATGTGGACAACACAGAGAGGAAATGCTTTCCCAGCTACGCCAAATGTCAAAGTTAGAACCTAACATCAATTGCGGCCAAGCGGATGTTGAACCCCTTGTAGGATTTCAACTCCCGGTACCCGAGCAGAACCTCCAGTTTGGGCAGAAAGATGAAAGCCTCGATCACAATTCTGAGCTAGTGTTAGGTTCTTCATATGAG GCCAGCGCATTTCAGTGGGGCAGTGATAAAGTTGAGGATGAAGTTCAAGACATTTCTACCTTATTAGGGGAAAACATTGAGCTGAACCATATAGTTCCTGGCAAAGATTCAGGTGTTGGTGACAGCCCAGGGCCCCTAAGAGGCAGTCACGAAGAGCAAATGCATCCTCCGGCAGCTGAAACCCTCCAAACCCTCCCTAGACCTGCTATTCGTGAGTTAAACAGCCAGGAGAGAGGCTCAGCAATTTCACGGTAtagggagaaaaagaaaaatagaag GTTTGACAAGCACATCAGGTATGAAACGCGGAAAGTTCGTGCAGAAAGTCGGACAAGAATTAGGGGACGTTTTGCCAAGATGGCTCGCTGA